A genomic window from Populus nigra chromosome 7, ddPopNigr1.1, whole genome shotgun sequence includes:
- the LOC133699021 gene encoding cytokinin hydroxylase-like, giving the protein MAVMMLVLTSLLVIFIFSFLKVAYDTISCYFLTPRRIQKIMEKQGVRGPKPRPLTGNILDVAAYVSKSTSKDMDHITHDTVNRLLPHYVAWSKQYGKRFIFWNGVEPRLCISETEMIKELLTKYSTKSGKSWLQREGTKHFIGRGLLMANGSDWYHQRHIAAPSFMGERLKSKAGLMVECTKNMLQSLQNAVESGQTEVEIGEYMSRVTADIISRTQFGSSYEKGKQIFHLLTELQSLCHQATRHLCLPGSRFFPSNYNRQIKSKKMEVDRLLLEIIQSRKDCVEIGRSSSYGDDLLGMLLNEMEKKRSDGFNINLQLVMDECKTFFFAGHETTSLLLTWTVMLLASNPSWQEKVRAEVKEVCNDETPSIDHLPKFNLLNMVVSESLRLYPSGTLLPRMAFEDIKLGDLDIPKGLQIWIPVLAIHHSEELWGKDANEFNPDRFASKSFAPGRHFIPFAAGPRNCIGQSFAMMEAKIILAMLISQFSFNISDSYRHAPVVVLTIKPKYGVQVYLKPLNS; this is encoded by the exons ATGGCTGTGATGATGTTGGTGTTGACAAGTCTATTAGTTATATTCATCTTTTCGTTTCTCAAGGTTGCATATGATACCATATCATGTTATTTTCTTACACCAAGGCGCATCCAGAAAATCATGGAGAAGCAAGGAGTGCGTGGCCCAAAACCCCGCCCTCTCACCGGAAACATCCTAGACGTTGCCGCTTATGTTTCTAAATCAACTTCCAAGGACATGGATCACATCACTCATGACACTGTCAATCGTCTCTTGCCACATTATGTTGCTTGGTCTAAACAATACG gGAAAAGGTTCATATTTTGGAATGGGGTAGAGCCACGGCTGTGCATATCGGAGACAGAAATGATCAAGGAACTTTTAACAAAGTATAGCACTAAATCTGGAAAATCATGGCTGCAGAGAGAAGgaacaaaacattttattggTCGTGGTTTGTTAATGGCTAACGGCAGTGATTGGTATCATCAACGCCATATTGCGGCGCCGTCATTCATGGGAGAAAGGCTCAAG AGCAAAGCAGGGCTGATGGTGGAATGCACAAAGAATATGCTCCAATCACTGCAAAATGCAGTAGAATCAGGCCAAACAGAGGTAGAAATTGGTGAATACATGTCTAGAGTTACTGCTGAtataatttcaagaacccaATTCGGTAGTAGCTATGAAAAGGGGAAGCAAATATTCCATCTCTTAACAGAATTGCAAAGTCTTTGTCATCAGGCAACTAGGCACTTGTGCCTTCCCGGAAGCCG GTTCTTTCCAAGCAACTACAACAGacaaataaaatctaagaagaTGGAGGTGGATAGATTACTGCTGGAGATTATACAAAGCCGGAAAGACTGCGTAGAGATCGGCAGAAGTAGTTCTTATGGAGATGATTTACTGGGGATGCTCCTAAATgagatggagaagaagagaagtgaTGGTTTTAATATAAACCTGCAGTTGGTTATGGATGAATGTAAGACATTCTTCTTTGCTGGACATGAGACAACTTCTCTTTTACTCACATGGACAGTCATGCTTCTAGCTAGCAACCCTTCCTGGCAAGAAAAGGTGAGAGCAGAGGTGAAAGAAGTCTGCAATGATGAAACTCCTTCAATCGACCATCTTCCCAAATTCAATCTG CTAAACATGGTTGTAAGCGAGTCTCTGAGGCTCTACCCATCGGGCACTTTGCTCCCTCGAATGGCCTTCGAAGATATTAAGCTAGGTGATCTTGATATTCCAAAGGGGCTACAGATATGGATTCCGGTTCTAGCAATTCACCACAGCGAAGAATTATGGGGAAAAGATGCAAATGAGTTCAATCCTGACAGATTTGCCTCCAAGTCATTTGCTCCCGGACGGCATTTCATCCCTTTTGCGGCCGGACCCCGGAATTGTATAGGCCAATCCTTTGCTATGATGGAAGCTAAAATCATATTAGCCATGTTGATTTCCCAGTTTAGCTTCAATATTTCAGATAGTTACCGCCATGCTCCTGTTGTTGTCCTTACAATAAAACCAAAATATGGGGTTCAAGTTTACTTGAAGCCCTTGAATTCgtga